In the genome of Hevea brasiliensis isolate MT/VB/25A 57/8 unplaced genomic scaffold, ASM3005281v1 Scaf89, whole genome shotgun sequence, one region contains:
- the LOC131177796 gene encoding putative lipid-transfer protein DIR1 has translation MASFKSNVIALWMVAMFLTMTTMEGIKVVAVCNTDMKGINNQCYSAVAGNPPSPPSMQCCNLIQQADLPCLCKYKYLLYTLGVDVKKAMEIPGKCGKQNPSY, from the coding sequence ATGGCTAGCTTTAAAAGTAATGTTATAGCATTGTGGATGGTAGCAATGTTTCTCACTATGACCACGATGGAAGGAATCAAGGTTGTAGCCGTTTGTAATACAGATATGAAGGGAATCAATAACCAATGTTATTCTGCAGTTGCTGGAAATCCACCTTCTCCTCCGAGCATGCAATGCTGCAACCTTATTCAACaagcagacttgccttgtttatgCAAATACAAGTATTTGCTATATACTCTTGGAGTTGATGTTAAAAAAGCTATGGAAATTCCTGGGAAATGTGGAAAGCAAAATCCATCTTACTAA